A DNA window from Thermococcus sp. 4557 contains the following coding sequences:
- a CDS encoding NifB/NifX family molybdenum-iron cluster-binding protein: MRIAIPTNGGGLEDTVAQVFARAPAFLIADVDENGNVTNSRVIQNGAAMAGGGAGPMAVQTLINEGVEAVIAPQVGPNALGAIQAAGIRLYQVAPGTPVEEAIKAVTSGSVGQFTAPVPPAPATSTAPAPAYGPYPATPAYPAYPAYGYGWGRGWGRGGGWGRGRGLGRGWGRGGRGWGARLGYCPWTGQPSRRTWRARFFGWW; this comes from the coding sequence ATGAGAATCGCGATACCCACCAATGGAGGGGGACTCGAGGACACCGTTGCCCAGGTCTTTGCCAGGGCACCCGCGTTCCTCATAGCGGACGTTGACGAGAACGGCAACGTCACCAACAGCAGGGTCATCCAGAACGGTGCCGCCATGGCCGGCGGCGGAGCCGGGCCGATGGCAGTCCAGACCCTCATCAACGAGGGCGTCGAAGCGGTGATAGCACCGCAGGTCGGCCCCAACGCCCTTGGAGCCATACAGGCCGCGGGGATAAGGCTCTACCAGGTCGCACCTGGAACCCCGGTTGAGGAGGCCATAAAGGCGGTCACCAGCGGAAGCGTTGGCCAGTTCACGGCCCCAGTGCCGCCTGCCCCGGCGACATCGACAGCGCCGGCCCCCGCCTACGGCCCGTACCCAGCCACACCTGCCTACCCGGCCTACCCCGCTTACGGCTACGGCTGGGGAAGAGGCTGGGGCCGCGGTGGCGGCTGGGGAAGAGGCAGAGGCCTCGGCCGTGGATGGGGCAGAGGAGGAAGAGGCTGGGGAGCCAGACTCGGCTACTGCCCCTGGACCGGCCAGCCCAGCAGGAGAACCTGGCGCGCGAGGTTCTTTGGCTGGTGGTGA
- a CDS encoding CGGC domain-containing protein: MPKMVKIGIIICDRYRTCAGGKCFRALREREGAFSIYRDQEVEVVGYTTCGGCPGGNIEYAPAEMKKNGAEVIHLATGFLVGYPPCPWIEHFKRFIEEKYGLKVVLGTHPIPQKYYTTHKALGTWDSPDWEEKLKYVICDEETRKKYD; the protein is encoded by the coding sequence ATGCCGAAAATGGTAAAGATTGGAATTATAATTTGCGACCGCTACCGCACCTGCGCGGGCGGTAAGTGCTTCAGGGCGCTGAGGGAACGTGAGGGAGCCTTCAGCATATACCGGGATCAAGAAGTCGAGGTTGTAGGATACACCACCTGCGGGGGTTGCCCCGGAGGGAACATTGAATACGCCCCGGCGGAAATGAAAAAGAACGGTGCCGAGGTGATACACCTCGCGACGGGCTTTCTGGTGGGCTATCCTCCCTGTCCCTGGATAGAGCACTTCAAGCGGTTCATAGAGGAGAAATACGGCCTCAAGGTCGTCCTTGGAACCCATCCCATTCCGCAGAAATACTACACGACCCACAAAGCTTTGGGCACGTGGGACTCGCCCGACTGGGAGGAAAAACTGAAGTACGTCATCTGCGATGAAGAAACGAGAAAGAAATACGACTAA
- the tsaA gene encoding tRNA (N6-threonylcarbamoyladenosine(37)-N6)-methyltransferase TrmO, whose translation MEVTYRFIGVIHSPFKEPKGVPIQPSAARGVKGTVEVFPEYSPGLKDIEGFSHIILIYHFHLAEPGKLLVRPYMDDEEHGVFATRAPARPNPIGISIVRLIGVEGNVLHIEDVDIVDGTPLLDIKPYVPEFDIRTVERTGWLERNVHKLPEARDDGRFVKG comes from the coding sequence ATGGAAGTAACCTACCGCTTCATCGGAGTCATCCACAGCCCATTCAAGGAGCCGAAGGGCGTTCCAATACAGCCCTCGGCGGCCAGAGGAGTTAAAGGGACCGTTGAGGTCTTTCCTGAATACTCGCCAGGACTGAAGGACATCGAAGGGTTTTCGCACATCATACTAATCTACCACTTCCACCTTGCGGAGCCAGGAAAGCTCCTCGTCAGGCCGTACATGGATGATGAGGAGCACGGAGTCTTCGCCACCCGTGCACCGGCCAGACCGAACCCAATAGGCATTTCGATAGTGAGACTCATCGGCGTTGAGGGAAACGTGCTCCACATCGAAGACGTTGACATCGTTGACGGAACACCGCTGCTCGACATAAAGCCGTATGTGCCGGAGTTTGACATTAGAACCGTCGAGAGGACGGGCTGGCTGGAGCGAAACGTTCACAAGCTCCCAGAGGCCAGGGACGACGGCAGGTTCGTGAAGGGATAG